In Fusarium fujikuroi IMI 58289 draft genome, chromosome FFUJ_chr08, one genomic interval encodes:
- a CDS encoding related to Yip1 domain protein, with translation MSASNARGHYANPPLEDEDDLIDPDDADLNDFDDPLATNNTRQPLTGNIGSSSSSRPLNEGYLTSRIPGEDRRAPQNTIDESVWDTLRRDLLAVWAKLREVLYPRYLLGGTMFDNEGGLRGAYSSIRGAGLSGTREELTGLASRMVDAEALLQSNMTPGLRDWDLWGPLIFCLLLSVLLSITARSEQRDAVFSGVFAMIWLGEAVVTLQIKLLGGNISFAQSVCIIGYTLFPLVLAAMMSALGLHWIARIPIYIVLISWSLAAGVSILGGSGVVKNRVAIAVYPLLVFYLGLGCLCFIS, from the exons ATGTCAGCTTCCAACGCTCGAGGGCACTATGCCAACCCACctttggaggatgaggacgacctGATCGACCCTGATGATG CCGATCTCAACGACTTTGACGACCCTCTTGCGACCAACAACACCCGTCAGCCCTTGACAGGCAACATTGgctccagctcatcatcgcgacCGTTGAACGAAGGTTATCTGACCTCACGAATCCCCGGAGAAGACCGAAGAGCTCCTCAAAATACAATTGACGAGTCCGTATGGGATACGTTGCGTCGCGACCTGCTCGCTGTCTGGGCAAAGCTCAGAGAAGTGCTCTACCCGCGCTATCTCCTGGGTGGTACTATGTTCGATAACGAGGGAGGTCTGCGCGGCGCTTATTCCAGCATCCGTGGCGCTGGTCTTTCAGGGACAAGGGAAGAACTCACTGGACTGGCGAGCCGTATggttgatgctgaggctCTGCTCCAGAGCAACATGACTCCTGGTCTTCGCGACTGGGATCTTTGGGGCCCTCTGAtcttctgtcttcttctAAGTgttctcctcagcatcaccGCTCGATCTGAACAGCGTGATGCTGTATTCAGTGGCGTCTTTGCTATGATTTGGCTCGGTGAGGCTGTCGTGACGCTACAGATCAAACTGTTGGGTGGTAACAT CTCCTTCGCTCAGAGCGTCTGCATCATCGGATACACGCTTTTCCCCCTGGTTCTTGCTGCTATGATGTCTGCCCTCGGCCTTCACTGGATCGCTCGCATCCCCATCTATATCGTCCTCATCAGTTGGTCTCTGGCTGCTGGTGTCAGCATTTTAGGTGGCAGCGGAGTTGTCAAGAACCGAGTTGCCATTGCAGTGTACCCTCTACTTGTCTTTTATCTCGGTCTTGGCTGTCTGTGCTTTATCAGCTAA